In Thermococcus zilligii AN1, a genomic segment contains:
- a CDS encoding cation:proton antiporter, giving the protein MIEQVFFYAALVVMVAGFISVLRVILGPSVPDRVVGVDTLNTIVVAAMILLGAAYDREIYIDIAIVYALLSYVGTLAIARYLQGGLS; this is encoded by the coding sequence ATGATAGAGCAGGTCTTCTTTTACGCGGCTTTAGTGGTCATGGTGGCTGGCTTCATCTCGGTGCTGAGGGTAATACTTGGGCCGAGCGTGCCGGACAGAGTCGTTGGCGTTGACACCCTGAACACCATCGTGGTCGCCGCGATGATACTCCTCGGGGCGGCCTACGACAGGGAGATCTACATCGACATCGCCATCGTTTACGCCCTGCTGAGCTACGTAGGAACCTTAGCCATAGCGCGCTACCTCCAGGGGGGATTGTCGTGA
- a CDS encoding hydrogenase maturation protease, whose translation MRTLILALGNELMKDDGAGLRAGKILAEKGYNVLEVGTDIFRLANNYSGEERVILIDAVLSDRLKPGEIIHLQGEEIFEKLRAEIRSAHFMGAIDGLRLLMALDGRLARAEMHFIGVVAREIGLGMELSDDVREAIPKVVELVEKIVKSNGPRLNKIKRARGSCLPLQRPC comes from the coding sequence ATGAGGACACTTATCCTTGCCCTCGGCAACGAGCTCATGAAGGACGATGGGGCTGGCCTTAGGGCCGGTAAGATCTTAGCGGAGAAGGGCTACAACGTCCTTGAGGTTGGCACCGATATCTTCAGGCTCGCGAACAATTACAGCGGTGAGGAGAGGGTTATCCTCATCGACGCGGTTTTGAGCGACAGGCTGAAGCCAGGCGAGATAATCCACCTTCAGGGAGAAGAGATATTTGAGAAGCTCAGGGCGGAGATAAGGAGCGCCCACTTCATGGGTGCCATAGACGGGCTCAGGCTTTTAATGGCCCTCGATGGGAGGCTGGCGAGAGCTGAGATGCACTTCATCGGCGTCGTTGCCAGGGAGATAGGCCTCGGCATGGAGCTGAGCGATGATGTTAGGGAAGCGATCCCAAAGGTTGTAGAGCTCGTCGAGAAAATAGTGAAAAGCAACGGCCCCCGGCTGAATAAAATCAAAAGAGCTCGAGGGTCCTGCTTGCCTCTTCAACGGCCTTGCTAA
- a CDS encoding type II toxin-antitoxin system VapC family toxin → MKDLLVDSSVLIEYFKGNERAVKLLESFENADVVLHINDVVFSEVVYILLGHYLGRSPRTTKGNPEKLPPEIEEVFEVLAAFGFIPVVQSTVFKAMALIQKYAMLPNDALILATCVEHGFSLVTLDEDFKAPAEGEGVPLVTM, encoded by the coding sequence ATGAAGGACTTACTCGTTGACAGCTCCGTGCTCATTGAATACTTTAAGGGCAACGAGCGGGCCGTGAAGCTGCTGGAGTCCTTTGAAAATGCCGATGTGGTACTCCACATAAACGATGTGGTCTTCAGTGAGGTTGTTTACATCCTCCTTGGTCACTACCTCGGGAGGTCTCCGAGAACAACGAAGGGGAATCCAGAGAAGCTCCCTCCGGAAATCGAGGAGGTCTTTGAGGTTCTTGCGGCCTTCGGTTTTATCCCCGTGGTGCAGAGCACGGTCTTCAAGGCCATGGCTCTAATCCAGAAATACGCCATGCTCCCGAACGACGCTTTAATCTTAGCTACATGTGTAGAGCACGGTTTTTCCCTGGTTACCCTCGACGAGGACTTCAAGGCCCCTGCCGAGGGGGAAGGCGTTCCGCTGGTAACCATGTAA
- a CDS encoding NAD(P)-binding protein has protein sequence MVKITLNGKEMEVPAEKPLIESLRGVTHVPGFCYTEELEPYGSCRLCLVSTPRGVTTSCTLRPTEGLSVETLSDEVVSMRKTALELILSDHYGDCIGPCQNACPAHSDVQGYLALIAMGKYHEAVRLMKEKYILPAVLGRVCPAFCEEACRRNLVEEPLAIRQLKRFAADYDLEHGPWMPEIPPSTGKKVAVVGGGPAGLACAYYLRTMGHEVTIIEAMPELGGMMRYGIPPYRLPRDVLDKDIATVINTGIEVKTNTALGRDVTLEELREKYDAVFLSIGAWRSGKLGIPGEELGGVMHGIEFLRKVNTGERVELGEHVIVVGGGNTAMDVARTALRLGAKVTVVYRRSRAEMPANEREVEEAMEEGVEFLFLTDPVRILGDGRVEEVELIKMRLGEPDASGRRRPIPVEGSEFRVKADNVILAIGQYCDEEFLRSLGIEAKRGKAVVDEVTLQTNLEGVFAGGDLVLGPSTVIESIATGRRAAIMIDLYLKGKLRKAREVLTEPEKHIEEVLADEDLRRVLFDLKPYNHWKKATEKDYEHVERKPRAKVRLPEPERRKGTFEEVEPALTEGQVLEEAKRCMSCGCMEVFRCKLREYATLYNARQEAFEGEGNRFEIDESHPWITLDNNKCVLCGQCVRFTHDVAGEGVLDYLFRGFKTRISPPPGESLGDMEGLFLGEMIDLCPVGAITEKLPFVKPGPWKTKPVKTVCNGCSFACEMNVEVYNGILVRASRAEDSWNKHLCDLCRFARPWAGDLAGPLLNGKPVSWEEARRFIEGKDYALVLTPELTNEEIAFFRAFAERNGIPVGSTVSGGLSTATLDDIKKARRVLLKAEPEKYPLLRILLKGKEIVDEGYDVAILEEGEPLDVPTLVLHPGVNAAGLIKAGITGIPKAGAYVVIGRTEKELPGEVLILPAGLWAAKEGTVTNAFGMELRVSKAVEEASRTLELF, from the coding sequence ATGGTCAAAATCACCCTCAACGGTAAGGAAATGGAGGTTCCGGCGGAAAAGCCGCTCATAGAGTCCCTCCGCGGGGTAACCCATGTCCCGGGCTTCTGCTACACAGAAGAGCTCGAACCCTACGGCTCCTGCAGGCTCTGCCTTGTGAGCACCCCCAGGGGAGTCACCACCTCATGCACCCTCAGACCGACAGAGGGGCTCTCCGTTGAGACCCTGAGCGATGAAGTCGTTTCGATGAGGAAGACCGCCCTTGAGCTTATCCTCTCCGACCACTACGGCGACTGCATAGGGCCGTGTCAGAATGCCTGCCCCGCCCACAGCGACGTGCAGGGATATTTAGCACTCATAGCGATGGGGAAGTACCATGAAGCCGTCAGGCTGATGAAGGAGAAGTACATCCTGCCAGCGGTTCTCGGGAGGGTCTGCCCGGCCTTCTGTGAAGAGGCCTGCAGGAGGAACCTCGTCGAGGAGCCCCTCGCCATAAGGCAGCTGAAGCGCTTTGCCGCCGACTACGACCTCGAGCACGGCCCATGGATGCCGGAGATTCCGCCCTCGACCGGAAAAAAGGTAGCCGTCGTCGGTGGGGGGCCGGCAGGGCTGGCATGCGCCTACTACCTCAGAACCATGGGCCATGAGGTCACCATAATCGAGGCGATGCCCGAGCTGGGCGGCATGATGCGCTACGGCATCCCACCCTACAGGCTACCGAGGGACGTGCTCGACAAAGACATAGCGACCGTCATCAACACCGGGATCGAGGTAAAAACCAATACAGCCCTCGGAAGGGACGTAACCCTCGAGGAGCTCCGCGAAAAATACGATGCCGTCTTTCTCAGCATAGGCGCCTGGAGGAGCGGGAAGTTAGGAATCCCGGGTGAAGAGCTCGGGGGAGTGATGCACGGCATAGAGTTCCTCAGGAAGGTCAACACCGGCGAAAGGGTCGAGCTTGGCGAGCACGTCATAGTCGTTGGGGGCGGGAACACTGCAATGGACGTCGCGAGGACAGCCCTGAGGCTCGGCGCAAAGGTTACCGTCGTTTACCGCCGCTCAAGGGCAGAGATGCCCGCAAACGAGAGGGAAGTGGAGGAAGCGATGGAAGAAGGCGTGGAGTTCCTCTTCCTCACCGACCCGGTCAGGATACTTGGCGATGGCAGGGTGGAAGAGGTAGAGCTCATAAAGATGCGCCTCGGCGAGCCTGACGCGAGCGGGAGGAGGAGGCCCATACCCGTAGAGGGGTCGGAGTTCAGGGTCAAGGCCGACAACGTCATCCTCGCCATAGGCCAGTACTGCGACGAGGAGTTCCTCAGGAGCCTCGGCATAGAGGCAAAGCGCGGGAAGGCGGTTGTGGACGAAGTGACGCTCCAGACAAACCTTGAGGGCGTTTTCGCGGGCGGCGACCTCGTCCTCGGGCCTTCAACGGTTATCGAGAGCATAGCAACCGGAAGAAGGGCCGCGATAATGATAGACCTCTACCTCAAAGGCAAGCTCAGGAAAGCCAGGGAAGTCCTCACAGAGCCGGAGAAGCACATCGAGGAGGTCTTAGCCGATGAAGACCTTCGCAGGGTTCTCTTTGACTTAAAGCCCTACAACCACTGGAAGAAGGCCACGGAGAAGGACTACGAGCACGTTGAGAGGAAGCCGAGGGCTAAAGTCAGGCTCCCCGAACCTGAGAGGAGGAAGGGAACCTTCGAGGAGGTCGAGCCGGCCTTAACCGAGGGGCAGGTCCTTGAGGAAGCCAAACGCTGCATGAGCTGCGGCTGTATGGAGGTATTCAGGTGCAAGCTGAGGGAGTACGCAACGCTCTACAACGCGAGGCAGGAGGCCTTCGAGGGCGAGGGGAACAGGTTTGAGATAGACGAGAGCCACCCGTGGATTACGCTCGACAACAACAAGTGCGTCCTCTGCGGCCAGTGCGTGCGCTTCACCCACGACGTTGCGGGCGAAGGTGTTCTCGACTACCTCTTCCGCGGGTTCAAAACAAGGATCTCACCGCCCCCCGGGGAGAGCCTCGGGGACATGGAGGGCCTCTTCCTCGGCGAAATGATAGACCTCTGCCCTGTAGGGGCCATAACCGAGAAACTCCCCTTCGTAAAGCCAGGGCCCTGGAAGACGAAGCCGGTAAAGACAGTCTGCAACGGCTGCTCCTTCGCCTGCGAGATGAACGTTGAGGTCTACAACGGCATCCTCGTCAGGGCTTCGAGGGCTGAGGATAGCTGGAACAAACACCTCTGCGACCTCTGCCGCTTCGCCAGGCCCTGGGCCGGGGACTTGGCAGGGCCGCTCCTCAACGGTAAGCCCGTGTCATGGGAGGAAGCCAGGCGCTTCATAGAGGGGAAGGACTACGCTTTAGTCCTCACCCCGGAGCTGACGAACGAGGAGATAGCCTTCTTCAGGGCCTTTGCGGAGAGGAATGGCATCCCAGTGGGCTCAACCGTAAGCGGAGGCCTCTCCACTGCAACGCTCGACGATATTAAAAAAGCGAGGCGCGTCCTCCTGAAGGCTGAGCCTGAGAAGTACCCACTGCTCAGGATACTCCTGAAGGGCAAGGAAATCGTTGACGAAGGCTACGACGTTGCGATACTGGAGGAAGGAGAGCCGCTCGATGTCCCGACGCTGGTACTGCACCCGGGCGTTAACGCGGCGGGCCTCATAAAAGCTGGGATAACCGGGATTCCAAAGGCGGGAGCCTACGTCGTGATAGGGAGGACGGAGAAGGAGCTTCCCGGCGAGGTATTGATACTCCCAGCTGGCCTCTGGGCCGCCAAGGAAGGGACGGTGACCAACGCCTTTGGGATGGAGCTGAGGGTTAGCAAGGCCGTTGAAGAGGCAAGCAGGACCCTCGAGCTCTTTTGA
- a CDS encoding monovalent cation/H+ antiporter subunit E → MPFIAAFILSYLLWLVLTAGTNGLLWSTQELIAGLIFSLIVAYATKDVIGEKAGRFLNPVKWLDFIAYSPVLFWGMVKANLQVAWLVITGEIRPGIVRVPVDLENDAQYTILSNSITLTPGTLTIDACPEEKALYIHWIKIPEGMERLESSEPVAGPFEKWARRLGR, encoded by the coding sequence ATGCCTTTCATTGCCGCCTTCATCCTGAGCTACCTGCTGTGGCTTGTCCTGACCGCAGGGACGAACGGCCTGCTCTGGAGCACTCAGGAGCTGATAGCAGGGCTGATATTCTCGCTGATTGTGGCCTACGCGACGAAAGATGTTATCGGCGAAAAGGCGGGGAGGTTCCTGAACCCGGTGAAGTGGCTCGACTTCATAGCCTACTCACCGGTACTCTTCTGGGGGATGGTCAAAGCCAACCTCCAGGTCGCCTGGCTCGTCATAACCGGGGAGATAAGGCCCGGCATCGTCAGGGTCCCCGTTGACCTCGAGAATGATGCCCAGTACACGATACTGAGCAACTCGATAACGCTCACTCCCGGGACTCTAACCATAGACGCCTGCCCGGAGGAGAAGGCCCTCTACATCCACTGGATAAAGATACCGGAGGGAATGGAAAGGTTAGAAAGCTCGGAACCAGTTGCCGGGCCCTTTGAGAAGTGGGCAAGGAGGCTGGGAAGATGA
- the mnhG gene encoding monovalent cation/H(+) antiporter subunit G has translation MSWVNYLIYAFLAVSLTFNTLGSIALHRFPDVYTRLHGATKCTTFGTIFAVLAVVTHALYRLHVTGDSKYLQMALHSFVALIALLLTNPVGAHAIAKAARLSGYRPAKAVVDAYEEKLGGGKE, from the coding sequence GTGAGCTGGGTCAATTACCTCATCTACGCTTTCCTCGCTGTAAGCCTTACCTTCAACACGCTGGGGAGCATCGCCCTGCACCGCTTCCCGGACGTTTACACGAGGCTCCACGGCGCGACCAAGTGCACCACCTTTGGGACGATATTCGCGGTTTTGGCCGTTGTCACCCACGCCCTCTACCGGCTCCACGTCACAGGGGACTCGAAGTACCTCCAAATGGCGCTGCACAGTTTCGTGGCTTTAATAGCGCTCCTCCTCACGAACCCGGTCGGGGCACACGCGATAGCCAAGGCGGCCCGTTTAAGCGGCTACAGGCCGGCAAAAGCCGTCGTTGACGCCTACGAGGAGAAGCTCGGGGGTGGGAAGGAATGA
- a CDS encoding Na(+)/H(+) antiporter subunit B has protein sequence MSTTDGDMGVVVRTSARATIPLIGIFGAYIVAHGHLTPGGGFQGGATIAGAGILFLLAFGLEEMKRHFNKNLYSALEGIGGLAFLGAAMLGISVAFFYNTLWHNGPFFNGNPGTLLSAGYLPIMNLAVGLKVFTGLVSAMAGLALYRRWRG, from the coding sequence ATGAGCACCACTGACGGTGATATGGGGGTTGTGGTGAGAACCTCAGCGAGGGCCACGATACCGCTCATAGGCATATTCGGTGCCTACATAGTAGCACACGGCCACCTGACTCCAGGGGGCGGCTTCCAGGGCGGAGCCACCATAGCCGGGGCCGGAATCCTCTTCCTGCTCGCCTTCGGCCTGGAGGAGATGAAGAGGCACTTCAACAAGAACCTCTACTCGGCCCTTGAGGGGATAGGCGGCCTGGCCTTCCTCGGTGCGGCGATGCTCGGGATCAGCGTTGCCTTCTTCTACAACACCCTCTGGCACAACGGCCCCTTCTTCAACGGAAACCCCGGGACGCTGCTCTCAGCCGGCTATCTCCCAATAATGAACCTCGCGGTTGGCCTGAAGGTCTTCACGGGTCTGGTCAGCGCGATGGCAGGTCTTGCCCTTTACAGGAGGTGGAGGGGATGA
- the hydB gene encoding NADPH-dependent hydrogenase/sulfhydrogenase 1 subunit beta has product MRYVKLPAENTYTFLERLKEWGKLYAPVKISEKFYDFREVDDVRKVEFRYNRTIMPPKKFFFKPGEKLFEFNIRAAEYRETIEDVEPFVVFGVHACDIFALKIMDTIYLDELPDKYYRVRREKGIVIGISCMPDEYCFCNLRETDFADDGFDLFLHELPDGWLVRVGTPTGHRIVDKNIKLFKEVTTEDICNFRELENRRSRAFKYHEDWGNLRYLLELEMEHPMWDEQADICLACGNCNTTCPTCRCYEVQDIVNLDGETGYRERRWDSCQFRSHGLVAGDHNFRPTKKARFRNRYLCKNSYNEKLGISYCVGCGRCTYFCPAGISFVRNLRTIMGLEEKSCPPGITGEIPKRGFAYATKIRGDEV; this is encoded by the coding sequence TTGAGGTACGTTAAGCTCCCGGCCGAGAACACGTACACCTTCCTCGAACGGCTCAAGGAGTGGGGCAAGCTCTACGCCCCGGTTAAGATCTCGGAGAAGTTCTACGACTTCAGGGAGGTAGACGATGTCAGAAAGGTCGAGTTCCGCTACAACAGGACGATAATGCCGCCGAAGAAGTTCTTCTTCAAGCCGGGGGAGAAGCTCTTCGAGTTCAACATAAGGGCGGCTGAGTACAGGGAAACCATTGAGGATGTCGAGCCCTTCGTGGTCTTCGGCGTCCACGCCTGCGACATCTTTGCCCTCAAGATCATGGACACGATTTACCTGGATGAGCTACCGGACAAGTACTACAGGGTAAGGCGCGAGAAGGGCATCGTCATAGGAATAAGCTGCATGCCCGACGAGTACTGCTTCTGCAACCTGAGGGAGACGGATTTCGCCGATGACGGCTTCGACCTCTTCCTCCACGAGCTCCCGGATGGCTGGCTCGTAAGGGTTGGAACCCCCACGGGCCACAGGATAGTGGACAAGAACATCAAGCTCTTCAAGGAGGTCACCACGGAGGACATATGCAACTTCCGCGAGCTCGAGAACAGGAGGAGCAGGGCTTTCAAGTACCACGAGGACTGGGGCAACCTCAGGTATCTCCTCGAGCTCGAGATGGAGCACCCGATGTGGGACGAGCAGGCTGACATCTGCCTCGCCTGCGGCAACTGCAACACCACTTGCCCGACCTGCCGTTGCTATGAGGTGCAGGACATAGTGAACCTCGATGGGGAGACCGGCTACCGCGAGAGGCGGTGGGACTCATGCCAGTTCAGGAGCCACGGCCTGGTTGCCGGGGACCACAACTTCAGGCCCACTAAAAAGGCCCGCTTCAGGAACCGCTACCTCTGCAAGAACTCCTACAACGAGAAGCTCGGTATAAGCTACTGCGTCGGCTGTGGAAGGTGCACCTACTTCTGTCCGGCGGGCATAAGCTTCGTCAGGAACCTGCGCACGATAATGGGGCTCGAGGAGAAGTCCTGCCCGCCGGGGATAACCGGGGAGATCCCGAAGAGGGGCTTCGCCTACGCAACTAAGATAAGGGGTGATGAGGTATGA
- a CDS encoding DUF4040 domain-containing protein: MNALTIDMAIQAIVLIGVIITAYLTIRSRDLLVAALMSAAMSLLLSLEFYSLHAPDVAIAEAAVGAGVVTALVVYGIAKTERWEGGE; the protein is encoded by the coding sequence ATGAACGCCCTTACCATTGACATGGCCATTCAGGCGATAGTACTCATCGGGGTCATCATCACGGCGTACTTAACCATCCGCTCCAGGGATTTGCTGGTTGCTGCCCTAATGTCGGCGGCGATGAGCCTGCTCCTCAGTCTCGAGTTCTACAGCCTCCACGCCCCTGACGTTGCCATAGCCGAAGCCGCGGTTGGAGCCGGGGTTGTAACGGCTCTGGTCGTCTACGGAATAGCGAAAACCGAGAGATGGGAGGGGGGAGAATGA
- a CDS encoding NADH-quinone oxidoreductase subunit K yields MIQFQFITAFLLIALGIYALLAKRNLLKLILALNITDSGIHLLLISLGYRIELDEVPTAPIYTGYETLKSPMVGPLPQALVLTSIVIGVCVLALAVALTVNAYRHYGTLDVRALRRLRG; encoded by the coding sequence ATGATACAGTTCCAGTTCATAACCGCCTTCCTGCTCATAGCGCTTGGAATCTATGCCCTCCTCGCAAAGAGGAACCTGCTCAAGCTGATCCTCGCTTTGAACATCACAGACTCCGGCATTCACCTGCTCCTCATAAGCCTCGGCTACAGGATAGAGCTGGACGAAGTCCCGACTGCGCCGATTTACACGGGCTACGAGACTCTGAAAAGCCCGATGGTGGGCCCGCTCCCGCAGGCCCTTGTGCTAACCAGCATAGTCATCGGCGTCTGTGTTCTGGCCCTTGCCGTGGCTTTGACGGTTAACGCCTACCGCCACTACGGAACCCTTGACGTGAGAGCTCTCAGGAGGTTGAGGGGATGA
- the hydA gene encoding NADPH-dependent hydrogenase/sulfhydrogenase 1 subunit alpha produces the protein MKNVYLPITVDHIARVEGKGGVEIVVGEDGVKEVKLNIIEGPRFFEAITIGKKVEEALAIYPRICSFCSASHKLTAVEAAEKAIGFTPREEIQALREVLYIGDMIESHALHLYLLVLPDYLGYSSPLKMVEEYKKEIGIALDLKNLGSWMMDELGSRAIHQENVIMGGFGKLPDKRVLETMKKRLSEALPKAEYTFELFTRLEQYKEVEGPVTHIAVKPRGDVYGIYGDYLRASDGNEFPSEEYKQHIKEFVVEHSFAKHSVYREKPFMVGAISRLVNNSSLLYGRAKELYESHKDLLRASNPFANNLAQALELVYFTERAMDLIDEALAKWPVRARDEVEIKDGFGVSTTEAPRGVLVYALKVENGRVSYADVITPTAFNLAMMEEHVRMMAEKHYKDSPERLKLLAEMVVRAYDPCISCSVHVARL, from the coding sequence ATGAAGAACGTTTACCTGCCGATCACCGTTGACCACATAGCGAGGGTTGAGGGCAAAGGCGGCGTTGAGATAGTCGTTGGAGAGGATGGCGTTAAGGAGGTCAAGCTCAACATCATAGAGGGGCCGCGCTTCTTCGAGGCCATCACAATAGGCAAGAAGGTCGAGGAAGCACTCGCAATTTATCCGAGGATATGCTCCTTCTGTTCCGCCTCCCACAAGCTAACCGCGGTCGAAGCGGCGGAAAAGGCCATCGGCTTCACCCCGCGCGAGGAGATACAGGCCCTTAGGGAGGTTCTCTACATAGGCGACATGATAGAGAGCCACGCTCTGCACCTCTACCTCCTGGTGCTCCCCGACTACCTCGGCTACTCCAGCCCGCTCAAGATGGTGGAGGAGTACAAGAAAGAGATCGGCATAGCGCTCGACCTCAAAAACCTCGGCTCCTGGATGATGGACGAGCTCGGCTCAAGGGCGATCCACCAGGAGAACGTAATAATGGGGGGCTTTGGAAAGCTCCCCGATAAAAGGGTCCTGGAGACTATGAAGAAGCGCCTCAGCGAAGCGCTCCCGAAGGCTGAATACACCTTCGAGCTCTTCACCAGGCTGGAGCAGTACAAAGAAGTTGAGGGGCCGGTGACCCACATAGCCGTGAAGCCGAGGGGAGACGTCTACGGGATCTACGGCGACTACCTCAGGGCGAGCGACGGCAACGAGTTCCCGAGCGAGGAATACAAGCAGCACATAAAGGAGTTCGTGGTTGAACACAGCTTCGCCAAGCACAGCGTCTATAGGGAAAAGCCCTTCATGGTTGGAGCAATCTCACGCCTCGTCAATAACTCTTCACTCCTCTACGGAAGGGCTAAAGAGCTCTACGAGAGCCACAAAGACCTTCTCAGGGCAAGCAACCCCTTCGCCAACAACTTAGCTCAAGCCCTCGAGCTCGTTTACTTCACGGAGAGGGCGATGGACCTCATAGACGAGGCCCTCGCGAAGTGGCCAGTCAGGGCCAGGGATGAGGTGGAGATAAAGGACGGCTTCGGCGTTTCCACAACGGAAGCACCGCGCGGAGTGCTCGTGTATGCCCTCAAGGTTGAGAACGGAAGGGTTTCCTACGCGGACGTTATAACGCCCACAGCTTTCAACCTCGCCATGATGGAGGAGCACGTCAGGATGATGGCGGAGAAACACTACAAAGACAGCCCCGAAAGGCTCAAGCTCCTCGCGGAGATGGTCGTTAGGGCCTACGACCCGTGCATCTCCTGTTCTGTGCACGTGGCGAGGCTCTGA
- the mbhE gene encoding hydrogen gas-evolving membrane-bound hydrogenase subunit E → MKRTLAYLSLLFILGVLLYVANPDYGLKFGPGGGEWKALRYTDDYYITHGLEEVGGTNIVTDIVFDYRGYDTIGEATVLFTAIAGAVALLRPWRGDGDEHH, encoded by the coding sequence ATGAAGAGAACGCTCGCGTACCTGTCACTCCTGTTCATCCTCGGGGTTCTCCTCTACGTGGCCAACCCCGACTACGGCCTCAAGTTCGGGCCCGGTGGAGGGGAGTGGAAGGCCCTCCGCTACACGGACGATTACTACATCACCCACGGGCTTGAGGAAGTCGGGGGAACCAACATCGTCACGGACATAGTGTTTGATTACAGGGGCTACGATACCATCGGGGAGGCCACGGTTCTCTTCACAGCCATAGCCGGTGCCGTTGCCCTCTTAAGGCCCTGGAGGGGGGATGGGGATGAGCACCACTGA
- the hydD gene encoding NADPH-dependent hydrogenase/sulfhydrogenase 1 subunit delta: MSEKVRIAFYALTSCYGCQLQFAMMDEILQLLPKAEIVCWYMLERDSREVEPVDIAFIEGSVSTEEEAELVKEVREKSKIVVAVGACATQGGVQSWTDKPLDELWKTVYGDGKVKFQPKMAGPVEKYIKVDYKIYGCPPEKRDFIYALGTLLIGSWPEDIDYPVCLECRLNGNPCILIEKGEPCLGPLTRAGCNARCPGFGVACIGCRGAIGYDVAWFDSLARTFKEKGLTKEEILERMKIFNAHNPKLEEMVEKVFQGVRE; this comes from the coding sequence ATGAGCGAGAAAGTCCGCATAGCGTTTTACGCCCTCACCTCATGCTACGGCTGCCAGCTCCAGTTCGCCATGATGGACGAGATACTCCAGCTCCTCCCCAAAGCGGAAATCGTCTGCTGGTACATGCTCGAAAGGGACAGCAGGGAAGTCGAGCCCGTTGACATAGCCTTCATCGAGGGGAGCGTTTCAACCGAGGAAGAGGCAGAGCTGGTTAAGGAAGTGCGCGAGAAGTCGAAGATAGTGGTGGCAGTTGGTGCCTGCGCCACCCAGGGCGGCGTTCAGAGCTGGACGGACAAGCCCCTTGACGAGCTCTGGAAAACAGTTTACGGCGACGGTAAGGTCAAGTTCCAGCCGAAGATGGCCGGGCCGGTCGAGAAATACATCAAGGTCGATTACAAAATCTACGGCTGTCCGCCCGAAAAGCGCGACTTCATCTATGCCCTCGGAACCCTCCTGATAGGCTCCTGGCCGGAGGACATTGACTACCCGGTTTGCCTCGAGTGCAGGCTCAACGGGAACCCGTGCATACTCATCGAGAAAGGCGAGCCCTGCCTCGGCCCGCTCACGAGGGCAGGCTGTAACGCCCGCTGTCCGGGGTTTGGAGTGGCGTGCATAGGGTGCAGGGGAGCGATAGGCTACGACGTCGCCTGGTTCGACTCGCTGGCCAGGACCTTCAAGGAGAAAGGCCTGACCAAGGAGGAAATCCTTGAGCGCATGAAGATTTTCAACGCCCATAATCCAAAGCTTGAGGAGATGGTCGAGAAGGTCTTCCAGGGGGTGAGGGAATGA
- a CDS encoding hydrogenase subunit gamma: MSRLVLPKEIMMPNDNPYTLHRAKVLKVYPLTEMEKLFLFRFENPELAEKWTFRPGQFVQLTIPGVGEVPISICSSSMRKGFFELCIRKAGRVTTVIHRLRPGDVVLVRGPYGNGFPVDAWEGMDLLFIAAGLGAAPLRSVFLYAMDNRWKYGNITFINTAKYGKDLLFYKELEAMKDLAEAENVKIIQSVTRDPQWPGLHGRPQNLIPEANTNPKNTAVAICGPPRMYKEVFESLINYGYRPENIFVTLERKMKCGIGKCGHCNVGTSTSWKYICKDGPVFTYFDIVSTPGLLE, encoded by the coding sequence ATGAGCAGGCTGGTTCTCCCGAAGGAGATAATGATGCCCAACGATAACCCTTACACGCTCCACAGGGCAAAGGTGCTCAAGGTTTACCCGCTCACCGAGATGGAGAAGCTCTTCCTGTTCCGCTTTGAGAACCCGGAGTTAGCTGAGAAGTGGACCTTCAGGCCCGGGCAGTTCGTCCAGCTTACGATCCCCGGAGTTGGGGAGGTGCCGATAAGCATATGCTCCTCATCGATGAGGAAGGGGTTCTTCGAGCTGTGCATAAGGAAGGCCGGAAGGGTCACCACGGTAATACACAGGCTCAGGCCAGGAGATGTAGTCCTCGTCAGGGGGCCCTACGGGAACGGTTTCCCGGTTGACGCGTGGGAGGGAATGGATCTGCTCTTTATCGCCGCCGGCCTCGGAGCGGCCCCGCTCAGGAGCGTCTTCCTCTACGCCATGGACAACCGCTGGAAGTATGGAAACATAACATTCATCAACACCGCCAAGTACGGAAAAGACCTCCTCTTCTATAAGGAGCTCGAGGCAATGAAGGACTTGGCCGAGGCTGAAAACGTCAAGATAATCCAGAGCGTCACGCGCGATCCCCAGTGGCCGGGCCTCCACGGAAGGCCCCAGAACCTCATTCCGGAGGCAAACACCAACCCCAAGAACACGGCAGTGGCCATATGCGGCCCGCCGAGGATGTACAAGGAGGTTTTCGAGTCCCTCATCAACTACGGCTACAGGCCCGAGAACATCTTCGTGACGCTTGAGAGGAAGATGAAGTGCGGAATAGGGAAGTGCGGCCACTGCAACGTCGGGACGAGCACGAGCTGGAAGTACATCTGCAAGGACGGCCCCGTCTTCACGTACTTCGACATAGTGTCGACGCCCGGCTTACTTGAGTGA